A genome region from Nocardiopsis exhalans includes the following:
- a CDS encoding GNAT family N-acetyltransferase — protein sequence MSGYVARVRHDESPGGDVGLDPLVRSAAQRWAESDPLLPEPVGFAPNSYPLLTVSDEDGRTVAAGSMHYTWYQPGEVGRIWGVPDQHWLTPIVGGPEPARALDSLLTSWRDQLEDLPTGTGSESAALVSWPARDVAGIIPLQRHGLQPYTVLAARQRRRGVPPSLPPRDVAIRLADISDLTQVVGLLMEEHRYEQHFGGVFLQPDTAEQTRKVAARALNRSRSWIWLAERRGRAVGLLWVSPPERSRWAKSLVKARPIAHIGYGVVSAAERGHGIGTALVSQAHQALDSHGVGVSVLNYAAMNPLSGPFWHRMGYRPVWTTWEVRPALALR from the coding sequence ATGAGCGGTTATGTCGCGCGGGTGCGACACGACGAGTCGCCCGGAGGCGACGTCGGACTCGACCCGTTGGTGCGTTCCGCCGCCCAGCGCTGGGCGGAGTCGGACCCCCTGCTTCCCGAACCCGTGGGCTTCGCGCCCAACTCCTACCCGCTGCTGACCGTCAGCGACGAGGACGGTCGAACCGTCGCCGCGGGCAGCATGCACTACACCTGGTACCAGCCGGGCGAGGTCGGCCGGATCTGGGGCGTGCCCGACCAGCACTGGCTCACCCCCATCGTCGGCGGCCCCGAACCCGCCCGCGCCCTGGACTCCCTGCTGACCAGCTGGCGCGACCAGCTCGAGGACCTGCCCACCGGCACCGGCTCGGAATCGGCCGCCCTGGTGAGCTGGCCCGCCCGCGACGTGGCCGGGATCATCCCGCTGCAACGCCACGGCCTGCAGCCCTACACCGTGCTCGCCGCCCGCCAGCGCCGCCGCGGGGTCCCGCCCTCGCTGCCGCCGCGCGACGTCGCCATCCGTCTGGCCGACATCAGCGATCTGACCCAGGTGGTCGGACTGCTGATGGAGGAGCACCGCTACGAACAGCACTTCGGTGGCGTGTTCCTGCAGCCCGACACCGCCGAGCAGACCCGTAAGGTCGCCGCACGGGCGCTCAACCGTTCGCGTTCGTGGATCTGGCTGGCCGAACGCCGCGGCCGGGCCGTGGGCCTGCTGTGGGTGTCCCCGCCCGAACGCTCCCGCTGGGCGAAGTCCCTGGTCAAGGCGCGCCCGATCGCGCACATCGGCTACGGGGTGGTCTCCGCGGCCGAACGCGGCCACGGCATCGGCACCGCCCTGGTCAGCCAGGCCCACCAGGCGCTGGACAGTCACGGGGTGGGTGTGTCCGTGCTCAACTACGCCGCGATGAACCCCCTCTCGGGGCCGTTCTGGCACCGCATGGGCTACCGCCCGGTCTGGACGACCTGGGAGGTCCGTCCCGCCCTCGCCCTGCGCTGA